The Candidatus Methylomirabilota bacterium DNA segment TACCACTTCAGCGCGGGGCATAGGCTCGAGAACCCAGCCTTCTCTCCCGAGGACAACGCGCGGATCTACGGCCAGTGCTACCGCCAGCACGGACATAACTACCTGGTCGAGGTGACCGTCGGAGGGCAGCCCGATCCCGTCACCGGCATGGCGGCGGACCTGGACGCGCTCGACGCCGCCGTGAAGCGTCTGGTCCTCGACGGTGTGGATCACTACGATCTGTCGAGCGCCGTACCGGCCTTGACCGGCATTACGACGACGGGCGAGAACCTCGCCCGCGCATTCTGGCAGTGGCTGGAGCCCGCCTTGGCGGCCGGAAGCCTGCGCCGCGTGGCCGTGGTCGAGACCGACAACAACACCTTCGAATACCGCGGCTGAGCCGCGAGGTGACCCACATGGAGGACCTGATCCGTCAGCTTTTGAAGGAGATCGGCGAGGACCCAATGCGCGAGGGCCTCGAGAGGACGCCGACCCGAGTCGCCAAGGCCTGGGAGTACCTGACTTCAGGCTACGGGCAGGAAGCCCACCAGGTCCTCAACGAAGCGCTCTTCACCGAAGAGTACGACGAGATGGTCGTGGTGAAGGACATCGACCTGTACAGC contains these protein-coding regions:
- a CDS encoding 6-carboxytetrahydropterin synthase, with translation MSAIELTRQYHFSAGHRLENPAFSPEDNARIYGQCYRQHGHNYLVEVTVGGQPDPVTGMAADLDALDAAVKRLVLDGVDHYDLSSAVPALTGITTTGENLARAFWQWLEPALAAGSLRRVAVVETDNNTFEYRG